From the Macaca nemestrina isolate mMacNem1 chromosome 7, mMacNem.hap1, whole genome shotgun sequence genome, one window contains:
- the LOC105491044 gene encoding LOW QUALITY PROTEIN: sodium/nucleoside cotransporter 2 (The sequence of the model RefSeq protein was modified relative to this genomic sequence to represent the inferred CDS: substituted 1 base at 1 genomic stop codon), whose product MEKASGRQSIALSTVETGTENPGLELMEKEVEPEGSNRTDTQGHSLGDGLGPSTHQRRRQWPFSKARSFCKTHASLFKKILLGLLCLAYAAYFLEACILNFQRALALFVITCLVIFVPVYSFLKKLLGKKLTRCLKPFENSRLRLWMKWVFAGVSLVGLTLWLALDTAQRPEQLISFAGICMFILILFACSKHHSAVSWRTVFWGLGLQFVFGILVMRTDLGYSAFQWLGEQGQIFLNYTVAGSSFVFGDTLVKDVFAFQVIPILWAGMTVYGGVEETEAPLLIRPYFGDMTLSEIHAVMTGGFATISGTVLGVFISFGVDASSLISASVMAAPCALALSKLAYPEVEESKFKSKEGVKLPRGKERNVLEAASNGATDAIGLAANVAANLVAFLAVLAFINAALSWLGELVDIQGLTFQVISSYLLRPMVFMMGVEWTDCPMVAEMVGIKFFINEFVAYXQLSQYKNKRLSGVEEWTEGEKQWISVRAEIITTFSLCGFANLSSIGITLGGLTSIAPHRKSDLSKVVVRALFTGACVSLISACMAGILYVPRGAEADCVSFLNTSFTNRTYETYMCCRGLFQSTSLNGTNPPSFSGLWEDKEFSAMALTNCCGFYNNTVCA is encoded by the exons GAGGAGACAGTGGCCTTTCAGCAAAGCAAGAAGTTTCTGTAAAACACACGCCAGCTTGTTCAAGAAGATCCTGTTGGGCCTGTTGTGTTTGG CCTATGCTGCCTATTTCCTGGAAGCTTGCATCTTGAATTTCCAGAGGGCACTGGCCTTGTTTGTCATCACCTGCTTGGTGATCTTTGTCCCGGTTTACTCATTTCTGAAAAAGCTCCTGGGCAAAAAATTAACAAGATGTCTGAAGCCCTTTGAAAACTCCCGCCTGAGGCTTTGGATGAAATG GGTGTTTGCAGGAGTCTCCTTGGTTGGCCTTACACTGTGGTTGGCTTTAGACACAGCCCAAAGGCCAGAGCAGCTGATCTCCTTCGCAGGAATCTGCATGTTCATCCTCATCCTCTTTGCCTGCTCCAAACACCACAGTGCA GTGTCCTGGAGGACAGTGTTTTGGGGCCTCGGTCTTCAGTTTGTCTTTGGGATCTTGGTCATGAGAACTGATCTTGGATATAGTGCATTTCAGTGGCTGGGAGAGCAGGGCCAG attTTCCTGAACTACACTGTGGCCGGCTCCAGTTTTGTCTTTGGGGATACACTGGTCAAGGATGTCTTTGCTTTTCAGGTGATACCTATTTTATGGGCAGGAATGACGGTCTATGGAGGGGTGGAGGAA ACAGAGGCACCACTGCTCATCCGTCCATACTTTGGGGACATGACACTCTCTGAAATCCATGCGGTGATGACTGGAGGGTTTGCCACCATTTCCGGCACTGTGCTAGGAGTCTTCATATCCTTCGGG GTTGATGCATCATCCCTGATTTCTGCCTCTGTGATGGCCGCCCCTTGTGCTCTCGCCTTGTCAAAGCTAGCATATCCGGAAGTGGAGGAGTCCAAGTTCAAGAGCAAGGAGGGGGTAAAGCTGCCCCGTGG GAAGGAGAGGAATGTCCTGGAAGCTGCTAGCAACGGAGCCACAGATGCCATAGGCCTTGCTGCTAATGTAGCAGCCAACCTGGTTGCCTTTTTGGCTGTGTTGGCTTTCATCAATGCTGCCCTCTCCTGGCTGGGAGAACTGGTGGACATACAGGGGCTCACTTTCCAG GTCATCAGCTCCTATCTCCTAAGGCCCATGGTTTTCATGATGGGTGTAGAGTGGACAGATTGTCCAATGGTGGCTGAGATGGTGGGAATCAAGTTCTTCATAAATGAGTTTGTGGCTTATTAGCAACTGTCTCAATACAAGAACAAACGTCTCTCTGGAGTGGAGGAGTGGACTGAGGGAGAGAAACAGTGGATTTCT GTGAGAGCTGAAATCATTACAACATTTTCACTCTGTGGATTTGCCAATCTTAGTTCCATAGGAATCACGCTTGGAGGCTTGA CATCAATAGCACCTCACCGGAagagtgacttgtccaaggttgTGGTCAGGGCCCTCTTCACAGGGGCCTGTGTATCCCTTATCAGTGCCTGTATGGCAG GAATCCTTTATGTCCCCAGGGGAGCTGAAGCTGACTGCGTGTCCTTCCTAAACACGAGTTTCACCAATAGAACCTATGAAACCTACATGTGCTGCAGAGGGCTCTTTCAGAG TACTTCTCTGAATGGCACCAACCCTCCTTCTTTTTCTGGTCTCTGGGAAGACAAGGAGTTCAGTGCTATGGCCCTTACTAACTGCTGTGGATTCTACAACAATACCGTCTGTGCCTAA